From the Deltaproteobacteria bacterium genome, one window contains:
- a CDS encoding amidohydrolase yields MLQGYRVFDADAHGSINPRMWEDLPEQFRARRPRPVTVHDETGLGNFNAGWLIEGSLEPHALGPGAQQANTPRNVLSEFGADMKREHCSVGSMTLNDPQARLADMERMGFDAQMLFPSTLYAHMTSDAEFEAALFRAYNRYIAKQCAANPTWLKWSGLLPLREPREALAAIEEMQRLGARAAVVFGTAGERLLSDPSFLPIWDKFARTKLPLCVHMGMSYPPLAQLGRSIYDCHIIGMSLPAQLAFMAIVGHRLLDRYQDLKVAFLEFGAEWIFYMVSRMDHYLPLDRGAHPFGLSMPNAGELPRASIREYVKSGRIFMAAEADDRMLHLLFELIGEDHVLFSSDFPHGEGRDNAALEILERQDLTERQKQKLLYDNTVRLFGEP; encoded by the coding sequence ATGCTTCAAGGCTACCGAGTATTTGACGCCGACGCCCATGGCTCGATCAATCCGCGTATGTGGGAGGACCTCCCCGAACAGTTTCGTGCGCGCCGGCCGCGGCCGGTGACGGTGCACGACGAAACCGGTTTGGGAAATTTCAACGCCGGTTGGTTGATCGAAGGGTCGCTCGAACCCCACGCGCTTGGTCCCGGCGCCCAGCAGGCGAACACGCCGCGCAACGTGCTGAGCGAATTCGGCGCCGATATGAAGCGCGAGCACTGTTCGGTCGGCAGCATGACGCTCAACGATCCCCAGGCGCGGCTGGCCGACATGGAGCGCATGGGCTTCGACGCTCAGATGTTGTTTCCCAGCACGCTTTATGCGCATATGACCAGCGATGCGGAATTCGAGGCCGCGTTGTTTCGCGCTTACAATCGCTACATCGCCAAACAATGCGCGGCCAATCCGACCTGGCTTAAATGGTCGGGCTTATTACCGCTGCGCGAGCCGCGCGAAGCCTTGGCCGCTATCGAAGAGATGCAGCGGCTCGGCGCCAGAGCAGCCGTGGTCTTCGGCACCGCCGGCGAACGGCTGCTTTCCGATCCGAGTTTTCTGCCGATCTGGGATAAGTTCGCGCGTACGAAGCTGCCGCTCTGCGTGCACATGGGCATGAGCTATCCGCCGCTGGCGCAGTTGGGACGGAGCATTTACGACTGCCACATCATCGGCATGTCGCTACCTGCACAGTTGGCCTTCATGGCCATCGTCGGCCACCGCTTGCTCGACCGCTATCAGGATTTGAAAGTCGCGTTTCTCGAATTCGGCGCCGAATGGATTTTCTACATGGTCTCGCGCATGGATCATTACTTGCCCCTCGACCGCGGCGCTCACCCGTTTGGCCTGAGCATGCCCAACGCCGGCGAACTGCCGCGGGCGAGCATTCGCGAATATGTGAAGTCGGGGAGAATCTTCATGGCCGCCGAAGCCGACGATCGCATGCTCCACTTGCTCTTCGAATTGATCGGCGAAGACCACGTCCTGTTCTCCTCCGATTTCCCCCACGGCGAAGGCAGAGACAACGCCGCGTTGGAAATCCTCGAACGGCAGGATCTGACCGAAAGGCAAAAGCAAAAACTGCTCTACGACAACACCGTGCGGCTGTTCGGCGAACCGTAG